In Rattus norvegicus strain BN/NHsdMcwi chromosome 1, GRCr8, whole genome shotgun sequence, a genomic segment contains:
- the P2ry6 gene encoding P2Y purinoceptor 6: protein MERDNGTIQAPGLPPTTCVYREDFKRLLLPPVYSVVLVVGLPLNVCVIAQICASRRTLTRSAVYTLNLALADLLYACSLPLLIYNYARGDHWPFGDLACRLVRFLFYANLHGSILFLTCISFQRYLGICHPLAPWHKRGGRRAAWVVCGVVWLVVTAQCLPTAVFAATGIQRNRTVCYDLSPPILSTRYLPYGMALTVIGFLLPFTALLACYCRMARRLCRQDGPAGPVAQERRSKAARMAVVVAAVFVISFLPFHITKTAYLAVRSTPGVSCPVLETFAAAYKGTRPFASANSVLDPILFYFTQQKFRRQPHDLLQKLTAKWQRQRV from the coding sequence ATGGAGCGGGACAATGGCACCATCCAGGCTCCAGGCTTGCCGCCCACCACCTGCGTCTACCGTGAGGATTTCAAGCGACTGCTGCTACCCCCAGTTTACTCAGTGGTGCTGGTGGTCGGCCTGCCACTGAACGTCTGTGTCATCGCCCAGATATGCGCATCCCGCCGGACCCTGACCCGTTCCGCTGTGTACACCCTGAACTTGGCACTGGCGGACCTGCTGTATGCCTGTTCACTGCCCCTACTTATCTATAACTACGCCAGAGGGGACCACTGGCCCTTCGGAGACCTTGCCTGCCGCCTGGTACGCTTCCTCTTCTATGCCAACCTACACGGCAGCATCCTGTTCCTCACCTGCATTAGCTTCCAGCGATACCTAGGCATCTGCCATCCCCTGGCCCCCTGGCACAAGCGTGGAGGTCGCCGTGCTGCTTGGGTGGTATGTGGAGTCGTTTGGCTGGTTGTGACAGCCCAGTGCCTGCCCACAGCAGTCTTTGCCGCCACGGGCATCCAGCGCAACCGCACTGTCTGCTACGACCTGAGCCCACCCATCCTGTCCACCCGCTACCTGCCGTATGGCATGGCCCTCACGGTCATCGGCTTCTTGCTTCCCTTCACAGCCTTACTGGCCTGCTACTGTCGCATGGCCCGCCGCCTGTGTCGCCAGGATGGCCCAGCAGGTCCTGTGGCCCAAGAGCGTCGCAGCAAGGCGGCCCGTATGGCTGTCGTGGTAGCAGCTGTCTTTGTTATCAGCTTCCTGCCTTTCCACATCACCAAGACAGCCTACTTGGCTGTGCGCTCCACGCCCGGCGTCTCTTGCCCGGTACTGGAGACCTTCGCTGCAGCCTACAAAGGCACCCGGCCCTTCGCCAGTGCTAACAGCGTTCTGGACCCTATCCTCTTCTACTTCACACAACAGAAGTTCCGGCGGCAACCACACGATCTCCTACAGAAGCTCACAGccaagtggcagaggcagagagtctGA